The Vitis vinifera cultivar Pinot Noir 40024 chromosome 18, ASM3070453v1 region GGGCATCTCTGGATGTTTAATGTAGCCGAGCTCCTCCAAACAAGTTCACTGCATTTGACTATAAACTGGCATTAGCCGCCAACGAGCCCCACTTCATTAACCTTTAATCAACCAGAATTAAAAGCTGCAGTTCTTATACACGAGTATGCAGGGATTAGGAATATTCCCTTCTTTTAATTACAAGTTCAGTGCTATCgttgatgatattattgttTCAAGAAGCAGACAGAAGATTTGTTCCGAAGAGACAATatgcagatttttttttatatatatataaatagcaTTATTTTATCGTAGGAGTTACTTGAAACTGGGCAGTAGTGTTAACCAAATTATGCatacacaagaaaaaaaaaaaagagatttttaaCGTGATTGATGATGAATATGATTCCTATTGATATATCCACGACTCTCACCCTCTTTTTAATTACAACCGCAcgttctatttttgttttttacataaaatccaaagttataaaaaaggttaaaataCAATAGGAACAAACCTGTCATTTGAATATATGTGAAAAAATTCCAGGGAGCTGGACCATATCCTCGACAAAGCGGAAGAAGACTCATTCAGCCTTCGCAATCCAAAGGACCACTAGCTCCGCTGCCAAGCTCAATTATTCAATCAGCTGGGACAGGCCCTGGCGGTagaattttcttatttcttttgatatttgTCTGTTTTTTAAGGCTCTCGTCATTGTCTTTCATAACTTGACGACACTAGTGATCATCATATAACTAGGTATCAGCGCCCATATGGACTCCATTCAAGTGAAAGAACCATGGGGTTTGATAATGTGGTACATCGTCTCTACTTGATATTCATTGCATGGATTTCGTTTACTCTCCATTTCAGATCAGCGTCAGGAGAGAGGTCCACGTATATCATCCACATGGACAAGTCTCTCATGCCTAGGGCTTTTGCTACCCATCACCACTGGTACGCCTCCACCGTCGATTCCCTCACGACGGCTGCTTCCACAAGATCCAACGCCGTTCAATCCACGCCCAAGCTTATCTACACTTATGATCATGTACTTCATGGTTTTTGCGCAGTTCTATCCAAAGATGAGCTGGAGAAGTTACGTAAGTCAACCGCAGGGTTTGTCTCAGCGTACAGTGACAGGACTGTCACACTTGACACCACCCACACTCTTGAGTTTCTCAAACTCAACCAAATCTCGGGTCTATGGCCGGCGTCGGATTTCGGAAAAGACGTCATTGTTGGCGTTATCGACACCGGAGTCTGGCCCGAGAGCGCTAGCTTTAAAGATGATGGCATGACCCAAATTCCAGCAAGGTGGAAGGGAACGTGTGAAGAAGGACAAGAGTTCAACTCTTCCATGTGTAACCGAAAGCTGATTGGAGCTAGATACTTCAATAAGGGTGTGATAGCTGCAAATCCAGGTGTTAATCTAACGATGAACTCAGCTAGGGACACACAAGGTCATGGGACTCATACTTCGTCCACAGCTGCTGGGAATTACGTGGAAGGCGTGTCCTACTTTGGGTATGCCAAGGGAACTGCAAGAGGAGTTGCGCCCGGAGCCAGGGTGGCCATGTATAAGGCCCTTTGGGATGAAGGCGAATACGCTTCCGATGTTCTTGCTGGTATGGATCAAGCTGTCGCGGATGGTGTTGATGTGATTTCCATTTCCATGGGATTTGATCTAGTGCCATTGTATAAGGATCCTATAGCTATAGCTTCATTTGCTGCCATGGAGAAGGGTGTGTTAGTTTCATCTTCAGCTGGGAATGAAGGCCCATCTCTTGGGACGTTACACAATGGAATCCCATGGGTGTTGACCGTCGCAGCGGGTACCATTGATCGTTCATTCGCCGGCACTTTGACTCTTGGTAATGGGTTAACCATCACAGGATGGACCATGTTTCCTGCAAGTGCTTTGGTCCAAGATCTACCTCTTGTTTATAACAAGACTTTGTCTGCCTGCAATTCATCAGCACTGTTGTCTGGAGCACCTTATGCCGTCGTTATATGCGACAAGGTAGGACTTATTTATGAACAATTATATCAGATTGCTGCGTCAAAGGTTGGAGCGGCTATAATTATTTCCGACGACCCCGAATTATTCGAGTTAGGTGGT contains the following coding sequences:
- the LOC100248944 gene encoding subtilisin-like protease SBT3; amino-acid sequence: MGFDNVVHRLYLIFIAWISFTLHFRSASGERSTYIIHMDKSLMPRAFATHHHWYASTVDSLTTAASTRSNAVQSTPKLIYTYDHVLHGFCAVLSKDELEKLRKSTAGFVSAYSDRTVTLDTTHTLEFLKLNQISGLWPASDFGKDVIVGVIDTGVWPESASFKDDGMTQIPARWKGTCEEGQEFNSSMCNRKLIGARYFNKGVIAANPGVNLTMNSARDTQGHGTHTSSTAAGNYVEGVSYFGYAKGTARGVAPGARVAMYKALWDEGEYASDVLAGMDQAVADGVDVISISMGFDLVPLYKDPIAIASFAAMEKGVLVSSSAGNEGPSLGTLHNGIPWVLTVAAGTIDRSFAGTLTLGNGLTITGWTMFPASALVQDLPLVYNKTLSACNSSALLSGAPYAVVICDKVGLIYEQLYQIAASKVGAAIIISDDPELFELGGVPWPVVMISPKYAKAVVDYAKTAHKPTATMRFQQTLLDTKPAPAVASYTSRGPSRSYPGILKPDVMAPGSLVLAAWIPNSEAAIIGSLSLSSDYNMISGTSMACPHASGVAALLRGAHPEWSVAAIRSAMVTTANPYDNTFNYIRDNGLSFEIASPLAMGAGQIDPNRALDPGLIYDATPQDYVNLLCSMNFTTKQILTITRSNTYTCSNSSPDLNYPSFIALYNNKSTTFVQKFQRTVTNVGDKAASYKAMVTAPKGSKVMISPATLAFENKYEKLDYTLTIKYKSHKDGKVSFGSLTWVEDDGKHTVRSPIVVSQVVTPW